AAGTAATACGCAAGTTTATCCAGGTCTACCAGTTCCTCCGGGAAGAGCAGCTTATAAAAAGGAGAAGCCTCGAGCGCGAGCGAGTATTTCTCCCGGTCAAAGAAATACGGGCTAAAGCGCTCGAAGATAACCGTGTTCGTTCCTGTCGGCGGACAAAGATGGCTAATTGCGCGAAAAATTCGCGCAAAATTCTGGTAATCCTCCGCAGTCTCTCCGGGGAAGCCATAGAGAAGATTCCAGGCGGGGAAAATGCCGAACTCGTAGCACCACTTGAGCAACTGCAGATTCTGGATGGCAGTAACGCCCTTGTTCATCAGCTTCAACAGGCGGGTGCTCACACTCTCAATTCCAGGTTGGATCTTGGAAATTCCGGCAGCACGAAGCAACTCCACCTGCCTGCGAGTCATGTTCGCTTTGACCTCAAAAAACAGAGTCAGGTCAAAGTTAGCCTCTGCGAGCTTTGGCAGAAGCTCCGTGAAGTAGTCCATGGCCAGGATGTTATCTACCGCATCCAGCGTGAGACAGCCATAGTTTTTAGCGATGCTCAGTATTTCCTCATACACCCGTGCCGGAGTTTTTTTGCGGAATGCCATCGTGCTGCCATTGAGGCCGCAAAAAGTGCAGTGGTGTTTAGCACCCCACCAACATCCACGCGAAGCCTCAAAAGGCAAGGAAATGCGCGTCTGTTTGTGAATCCCGGCCCTCTCCATGGCATTCACGTAATCGGAATAGTCGGGTGCGGGAGATTCGTTCAGATCTTTCACGGGTTGGCCGCTCTGGTGTCCATCGATCAGAGTTTTGTCTTTTCGAATCGAAACTCCGGGTACGAGCTTGAAATGATTGCCAGCAGCGACATTGTCCAACAATTCGGGGAGGCTTTGTTCGGCCTCGCCGTGGACCACGTAATCAATCCAGTCGAAATCTTTGAGGACTTCGAAACCCATTTCCGAATCCATACTGGCGCCGCCCAAAATGATCTTTATCCTGGGATGCTTTTCTCGAATTCTCCGCGCCAAAAGCAACGACGCGGTAGTTTGAGCGAAAGTGACGGAAAAACCCACAGCCGCGTATTGTGACCAGTCAATTTCCTCCAGACAGGTATTTACAAATCGCGGTACGCTTTCTTCGGCAATCTTCTGGCAGATTCCATCCGCGCCGGCCGCCATCTTGGCAAGCTCCGACTTAAAGCGCGTTCCCAGCGAACCTGTTAGGGAGCTCCAATTATTGTCGAGCAGTCCAAGACTTTTCTCTCCAAAAAGTGCGGTAGAGAAAAACCATTCCGGAAAGAAGGCGGATGCTTCGGAAATCCTGGTATAGAGATCAACGCCGATTTCCTGGGCAAATCGTATGTTCAGATGGTGAACATCGCAGGGATAGCCCTGGCGCTTGAGGACCTGCTTAAGCAATGCTACGGCGATTGCGCCCCGGGCGACGGCACCCCACGGCATGTATATCAGTGCAACGCGAGGTTTATCGGCAACGATCACCGGGTGCTGAACGGAGGAAACAGAGGTGTTGGAGACAGGTTCTGAAGTGCTCATAGCCAATCAGGGATCGTCTGCCAGCCGGGCCCATAGGATGCAGGAAATTCCTGCTGATGAGCAAGCTACACGCAAAAGCAGATCGAATTACAAAAGTATGGCACAGAAGTTGGCGGATCAAACATTCTCTTTGCTCATAACAACGCCACTACGTTCCATTTTGGGAAGTCAACATCGCAATTTTTTTTAGCGCTCCATTCTAGAAGCCTCAGATAAGGTAGCATTCCCCCAAGACACCATCCGTATTATTTTTGGGAAACATTGGTGACCAGAATGGCTGATAAAAAGATACTTAATAGACAACGTTATCAATTGCATTTATGGCTGGGAGAAAAGGAATACAGGCTGCTCCAAGAGTTATCCAGAGAAGGAGATGAACCCATGAGTAGGATCCTGCGCCGGATGATTCGGCAACTTGTGACAAATTCGTCAGCGAGCAGTGCTGCCAGGAATGCCAAGTTCTAGTCCCGACGCAAGATTTTGCCGTCAGCAAACAGGTGTTGCAAACACGCCATCCGGAAGCAGCGGATGATGCTGCTACGCTCGTGCCAATGCTCGAATCTCCCGGATCAGAATTTTGGTACCACGTTGGTACCAATTGCTTGCTTCAAGTGCTCGTCTGAGGTAGATAGGAGATGCGAGCGTTCATCGTTCATCTCTTCCTATCCCGGAGCGCGAGATGCAAGCTGTTTTCAGTAAAGCCCCAATTCCCTACCGCCGTGTTGAGTCTCTTTCTTTGCTGCACCGTGAAGGCGAAGCTGTTGCATTGAACGAAACCGGCACAAGAATATGGGACCTGATTGACGGGAACCGAACCGCTGAGGATCTCGCTGCGGAGTTCTCGAGGGATTACCCGTCAGATCTCAAAGGCAGCATTGCCTCTAAGGTTGAGCAATTTTTGACAACCCTCTTTCGATTAGGAGTCCTCAAGATATCCGGGGCCGAATCTTCCTTGGAAGGCGTTGCGGTTGAGCCATCCGGTGCGCAGGGCGAGGCGGAGATGCCGGCAGACGTTAAGCGCGGCATCGATCCGATGAAATCGGTCTGCATGACGCCAAAACACGAAATTCGTGAGGCGCTGAGTACCAGCGAAAAGATTGAGCAGCTGTATTGGGAAAAGCGATACATCCAGAAAATGCATCTGGAGCTCACCTACCGATGTAATTTCCGGTGTGTCCACTGCTATAACGCAACGCACACCGGCGCCGAAACGGAAATGACCACCAAAGAGTGGTGTTCCGCCCTGGAGCAACTGGAACAGTTAGGATGCCACACCGTAACCTTCACTGGTGGCGAAGTGTTCGTGCGCAAAGATGCTCCGGAAATCATGCAAGCCGCCTGCGACCGCGCATTCTCCATCCTGATCAACACAAACGGCTCTCTCATCAATGAGCCTCTACTCCAGAAGCTGGAGTCAATGCGCCCCTTTTTGCGCATGCTAGAGGTGAGCTTTTACGGAGCGACTCCTACCGTTCACGACACCTTAGCGCGCCGACCCGGCTCCTATCAATCAACGCTCCGAGCATTGAAACTATTGATTGAGGCCAGAATTCCGGTTATGGCCAAGTACGTCACCATGCGTGACAACTACGATGGCATTCCGCGATTCAAGCATGATATGCAGGAGTTACGAGTTCGGCATGAAGTCTCAACCGGCCTATTGATTCCCAAGACCAACCGGGACGAGTCGCCCCTTGTGCAGATACTGACGGACGACCAATTCAAGCAGATGTTGGTGGAAACAAACGGCGCCGGTATGGCTGAGGGATCGGAAGTAGGAAATTGCCGTCCAGGTTACGTTCGCGGCGCCATTACTCCCGATGGAAACGTGAGCCCGTGCGAGTGGCTTACCGATTTCAAGCTGGGTAATATTCGCGAAAAGTCACTGACTGAAATCTGGTATTCACAGCCGTTCCTGAATTTTCGCAAGATCTTTGACGAGGAGCCGGAATGCCACACCTGCGAATTAAGGTCAGGTTGTCAGCGTTGTCCGGCACAGTCCTACCTGGAAACAGGTAATCTTCTGCATTGCGCGCCTGTGCCAAGCCACTACGCAGAGCTTTACCAGGAATATCGCAAATCTCAAACCGAGAGGCAGTCTCATCATGTCTGAAATCAGTGCTCCGCAAGTTCAGCTTCGACCGCATATCGGTACAAGGCTGATTGGCGACTCACTATGTCTTATCAATCAAAAGCTCAGTGAGGTTTGGCTCTTTCAGGGCGTAAGCAAGAAAATCTGGGAGCGCCTGCAGGAAGGCGCGCCGCCCGCTCAGATTACGGACGAACTGCACGCCAAGTTTCGAGTGCCGCGGGAAAAGATCAGCCATGACGTTACACGGTTTCTTGAGGACTTGTGGCAGCGCAGGATCGTCGATCTGGCCGGGAGGGAAAACGTCTCTGATCTTGAACGGGCCGCAATGGTTACGGAGGAGCCACATAACAAGAACGGCAAGCTGTGGAGAAAGGCATTTTCTTCGAACGTGCTGTTTCGAATGTGGATTGACCTGCTGATCCCGTGTAATTTGCGGTGCCGGCACTGCTACCTGGATTTCAGCAAGAACGATATCGTCCCGTTCAAAGATGTCTGTAGATATCTGGATGAACTTGCGGAACAAGGCTGCCCGGAAGTGGTGCTCACGGGCGGGGAGATCTTTTTGAGAAAAGATCTGCTCGACATTATCGCGGAAGCCGAAAAACGCGGCTTTATGTTTGAGCTTTTCACGAACGGAAACTACATCGATGAAAAAATGGCCGACCGCCTGGCCAAGCATTGCATTGAAGCCGTTCAGATCAGTGTTTATGGAACGAGCGCGGAATTACATGAAAGAGTGACCCGCAAGCCGGGAACTTTTGCCAAGAGCATAAGAGCGGCAAAGCTCCTTGTGGAGCGCGGCATCGTTGTCCGTCTGGTAAACACGGTTCAAAGAGAAAATTTTGAAGATGCTTTCCGGTACCCTGACTTTGCCAAGTCACTGGGCGCGGAATGGGAGCTTGATAGCACCCTCATGCCGAATCGGAATGGTTCACAAGAGCCGCTTTCCTATGGCGTAACAGTATGGCAGCAGGCCGAATTGCATAAGGCCGGGCTCCTCCGGGAACCAACCACC
This region of Terriglobia bacterium genomic DNA includes:
- a CDS encoding PqqD family peptide modification chaperone is translated as MSEISAPQVQLRPHIGTRLIGDSLCLINQKLSEVWLFQGVSKKIWERLQEGAPPAQITDELHAKFRVPREKISHDVTRFLEDLWQRRIVDLAGRENVSDLERAAMVTEEPHNKNGKLWRKAFSSNVLFRMWIDLLIPCNLRCRHCYLDFSKNDIVPFKDVCRYLDELAEQGCPEVVLTGGEIFLRKDLLDIIAEAEKRGFMFELFTNGNYIDEKMADRLAKHCIEAVQISVYGTSAELHERVTRKPGTFAKSIRAAKLLVERGIVVRLVNTVQRENFEDAFRYPDFAKSLGAEWELDSTLMPNRNGSQEPLSYGVTVWQQAELHKAGLLREPTTGVMCSAAIGKGRITAHGDIYPCNVINTATLGNLKQNSLAEIWASPWRKELRHRIINYKPTRCGSCSNTSDCVPCAATRGFNQEGFEDAPVSQACMLTTATLLSKGHVPSSSSPLGKLAAVTSGVDEVLSQNAGQLIHQGLVQITLPTPAQGALQDPR
- a CDS encoding PqqD family peptide modification chaperone; the protein is MQAVFSKAPIPYRRVESLSLLHREGEAVALNETGTRIWDLIDGNRTAEDLAAEFSRDYPSDLKGSIASKVEQFLTTLFRLGVLKISGAESSLEGVAVEPSGAQGEAEMPADVKRGIDPMKSVCMTPKHEIREALSTSEKIEQLYWEKRYIQKMHLELTYRCNFRCVHCYNATHTGAETEMTTKEWCSALEQLEQLGCHTVTFTGGEVFVRKDAPEIMQAACDRAFSILINTNGSLINEPLLQKLESMRPFLRMLEVSFYGATPTVHDTLARRPGSYQSTLRALKLLIEARIPVMAKYVTMRDNYDGIPRFKHDMQELRVRHEVSTGLLIPKTNRDESPLVQILTDDQFKQMLVETNGAGMAEGSEVGNCRPGYVRGAITPDGNVSPCEWLTDFKLGNIREKSLTEIWYSQPFLNFRKIFDEEPECHTCELRSGCQRCPAQSYLETGNLLHCAPVPSHYAELYQEYRKSQTERQSHHV
- a CDS encoding RiPP maturation radical SAM C-methyltransferase; the encoded protein is MSTSEPVSNTSVSSVQHPVIVADKPRVALIYMPWGAVARGAIAVALLKQVLKRQGYPCDVHHLNIRFAQEIGVDLYTRISEASAFFPEWFFSTALFGEKSLGLLDNNWSSLTGSLGTRFKSELAKMAAGADGICQKIAEESVPRFVNTCLEEIDWSQYAAVGFSVTFAQTTASLLLARRIREKHPRIKIILGGASMDSEMGFEVLKDFDWIDYVVHGEAEQSLPELLDNVAAGNHFKLVPGVSIRKDKTLIDGHQSGQPVKDLNESPAPDYSDYVNAMERAGIHKQTRISLPFEASRGCWWGAKHHCTFCGLNGSTMAFRKKTPARVYEEILSIAKNYGCLTLDAVDNILAMDYFTELLPKLAEANFDLTLFFEVKANMTRRQVELLRAAGISKIQPGIESVSTRLLKLMNKGVTAIQNLQLLKWCYEFGIFPAWNLLYGFPGETAEDYQNFARIFRAISHLCPPTGTNTVIFERFSPYFFDREKYSLALEASPFYKLLFPEELVDLDKLAYYFNRKGEAEPDESLDYIRPSLEFIAQWQESWKQRKWFCYYEKGPGFITIYDNRPLTSHSNAAGRRTTLRGLAAEVYLFCDESRSFTAIQEMVNNAAGNGMDSEKTRTMLKQLVDAQMMFEEDGRYLSLAVSKKSQTIVK